The Nicotiana tabacum cultivar K326 chromosome 5, ASM71507v2, whole genome shotgun sequence sequence agtaagtcggtttttcaaatattagaaccaaaccaaaccaattaagtcggttttttctcgaTATGGTTTATGTCGGGTtttgtcggtttttcggttttttcggttatttgttgatttttcttaaatataagacatacactatcaaacacatatttcggcgactacattttcaacgtaacactatcaaatcaattgccctttgagaaatctattatttactaaaatatattgatgataattgaatcaaatagtgataaataatttaaggactcaattaaaaaatatattttttaacatgaaatggattcttacacttaacaaaagaaaactaccaatcaaactagaatataaAGGTAAAGAACGGTACTAAAAGTGCAAATGATTAATATTAaccataattttttttgaaattttgtatataaatatacatatatataggtgtaataataaatttgaaatagctaCTCATATAGTCGGTTTGATTCGgcttttttcggttattttttgattaaaaccaaaaccaaaccaaatttgatcggtttttaaaatttaaagtcaaaaccaaatcaaaccaaaaaatattgattttttttatcgatttggtttgattttaagtTTGGTTCGGTTTTACGAATTTATATGAACACCCCTACAAAATAGGCACAAAACACTCTTTCGCTTAATCCGAGTGAATCTCGACGCCCACAAATTCTCAAACTCTAAAATACACagcaaaatagaaaaagagaaagcagagaagaagaagaagaaaaactatTAAGACTTGTTCCAACCGTCCATTCCTTCAACCAAAAGCTCCCAAAactcccccaaaaagtcaaaatcttCACCTTTTTCAAAGTTATGCACTCCACTATATATATAGTCCTTTAAACAATTAACAGCCAGAATTGATTAACAACACAAAGAAAAGGGTCACAAAAAATCCAATAGCAAAAAATGATCTAAAAATTGCACCTATAACCCTATAAAGGAGTGATTTTTAGATTGGTATTTTCAAGAAATGATCAACACGGCGGGTAGTAATAATATGATGTCTCCTTCTTCAGCATCAGCGAACAACAGCGTACAATCTCCTGGTTTAAAGACTTATTTCAAAACCCCAGAAGGAAAATACAAACTTCAGTATGAAAAAACTTACCCTGCTggtcttcttcatttttcacatGGCAAGACTGTAACTCAGGTAAAACCCATTAATTCTTTACACTTTCTAGggttcttacttttttttttttaattttaaaatagtcGTGTTTTATATGATGCTCAAGATTAGATTTTGAGATTGACCCTTCTTTTAAAATTGGTTTTTTGAGTGGAATCTGGAATGTGTTTGGCTAATATGgttaattttatgatttttggGTTTAATACGTTCTCATTCTGCCAAAAAGTTACTTTTTTGTGCCTATATTGTTGTTTTTGGAGTTAATTGAGGACTTGTGAGCAAATTGTTTTCACAgtttatgctattttaaaataGTAGTGTCTTATGTGATGCTCAAGATTAGATTTTGAGATTGACCCTCTTTGTAAATTGATCTTTTGAGTGGAATCTGGAATGGGTTTGGCTAATGtggtttattttatgttttttttttgggtttagtATGTTATCATTCTACCAAGATAGGAACTCAGGTAAAGCATTAAACTTTATACTATCTAGGGTTCTTcgctttttaatttaattttgtccAATTATGTTACTTTAAAATAGTAGTGGTTTATATAATGCTCAAGATTAGATTTTGAGATTGACCCTTTTTGTAAAATTGGTTTTTTGAGTGGAATCTGGAATGGGTTTGGATAACATGATTCATTTTAAAGATTTTGGGGTTTAATAAGTCATCATTATGTGAAAAGTTAATTTTTTTGTGCTACCTTGTTGTTTTTTGGAGTTAATTGGGAACTTGTGAGCCTTGGCGTAACCGGTAAAGTAAATGCCGTAAGActgtgtacaatagacccttgtggtccggtccttgcgggagcttagtgcaccgggctgtccTTTTTTAATTGGGAACTTGTGAGCAAATTATTGTCTCAGTTTATGCcgttattaaatatttgtttgcGCTCCAGTTTGACAACCCACTGTAGAGATCATTTGAGGTTTTTGGTTTCGATGCTTACGCTTATTTCAGGCCACGTGCCTCCAATTTCAAACATTTTGGGTCCAGTTTATTTCGAGCTTGTTTGCTTGAAGAGTTTTCTTCAATAAATGGCTGAAGGAAACTTGTTTAGCTAATGAAATTTATCAGCAGAGTTGCTGTTCTTTACACTCTGATACCAGCTAGATAAGCCTTAATTACTAGATAATGCTTAGTCATCCTTTTTTAcattgtcaaaataaaacaaatattagTCCAGCATTTGAAGTCTTGAaatgattttgattttcaggtaaCCGTAGCTCATCTCAAAGATAAGCCCATGCAGTCACAGCCTCAGTCGACATCAAGTTTTGGAGTCAGCAGTGGTGTTAGGTCGGCAGCAGCGAGACTCTTAGGTGGTGGAAATGGTAGTAAGTCACATAGTTTTGTCGGAGGAAATGGTGGAAGTAAGTCTGTCAGTGGCATGAGTGGTAGAGCTGGATCATTTGGGGTGACAAGTTCAAATAACAATGTCAGTGTTCCCAATTTTGATGGCAAAGGGACTTATTTGGTATTCAATGTTGGTGACACGATTTTTATTAGTGATTTGAATTCCCGAGATAAGGTATGGTTGTCAGCTATATTTATTCTCTAAGGTGGAAAGAAATGAATATATGAATCTGAGAGGTTCATTGTGAAATATAGGATCCTATAAAGTCAATACACTTTAGTAACTCAAATCCCGTTTGCCATGCATTTGATCCGGATGCAAAGGATGGACATGATTTGCTCATTGGGTTGAGTTCGGGAGACGGTAAACTTCTCCATACATGATGTATAATTGCAATCTTCCACTCCACCCTTTACCTACGATGTCTGCCTTGCAGTTTATTCGGTATCTCTACGACAGCAATTGCAAGATGTTGGGAAGAAGCTTGTTGGGGCACAGCATTACAACAAGGATGGTTCTGTTAATAACAGGCAGGGCTCTCAACTCaacttttcttttgttattcttatAAATATTATTTGGGAATTGTAATGCTTTTCCTTATTTTATCTTGTCTTTTTTGGAATAATGTTAATGGTCTGCGCTTGAATCCTATTTTTGAGTTATTGTTAAATAGATGAATAGTCATAGTTGTGTCATGTATGCTTTTATAGCTAGTATAACTGCATGTTTTCTAGCATTTTCTTTGAGTACTATTAGAGTGGCAAGTTTTTCCTACTAATAACGCTTGAATCTTAAATTCTTAGTTGCTTATTTTTTTGGTTGGTTGTAAATGGAAGCCTTCTTTGGTTATTTGCGCAATCTTTACTTGCTTATAGTATACATTTAATTGGATGGTGAATGCAGTTGAGGTGGCTATTTCCCACTTTTATTTAGGTCAGTCATTACTCATTAGATACTAATCATTATTCTTGGAATATAATCCAGAGAATGCATTGCCTTTTGGATTACATTTAACAACCCCATTCATGATTAAACTTCTCTGAAGAACTCCATGCCATGTTTGAGAAAACTTTATGTCAAGTttcataaataatatttctaaGAAGTAATAGTCAGTAACCTGAGAAGCGAATTCCACTGTCTGATAAATGTATCGCAATCTAAAGTTCTCTTATGGATATCCAAAATTTTTTGACCTCTCTGCTGTACCCTCTTCTGTGGTGCGTGCCAAGGGAAAAGAAAGAGATCTAGGAGAGTTTTTGTAGTATGAAAATGAAAACAATCAATCAATTAACTACACCTCATTCCAAACTAGCTGAGGAATATGAGGATGAAAAGACAACTATATTAGAATTTTCAGTTTTTTGAAATCTCGCAAAGGTTAACAACTTGAATCTCCCCTGGCAGCCCAAATACAAATGGAGTCCTGATATTAGCGTCATGAACAGTATGGCTGTTATACTTTGGAACATTATCTCCTTCCATTCCTCCCACCCACTTCCTAAATAGTCATAGTGCTTCCTGCATCGTAGGATGTTTCAAAAGACAATTAACTTATGGGTTTTGTATCGCCATGAGCATCCTTTGACATCAGTTTAATATTTTCCTTTGTTTCGATAGTCAATCTGTCAATGTACTATTATTTCATGGGTGCCTATAATCATGGAGCAgatttaatattttactttgccTTTCAACAGTCGATGTACTAGTATCGCATGGGTGCCTAACAGTGATGGGGCTTTCATTGTTGCTCATGCGGATGGAAATTTTTACGTCTATGATAAGGTAAGTGTTGAAACTGATGGGGAGTGCTGCCAATTTCCTGGCCCTTTTCAATGATCCTTAGATTCCCGACTTTTCTTAGATATATGTGCAATTATGTTTTCTTACTACAGAGCAAAGATGGTTCTGCCGATCCTTCATTTCCAGTCATCAAAGATCAAACTCATTTTTCAGTTGCCCATGCACGTTATAGTAAGGTATTTTGCTTGTGTATATAGTTCCTTTCCTCAGCATTTGATGTTGTGTCCGTGTTTATCTGTACTGAGTGAATCAACCGTTTGCAAATTTCTTGGTTCATATATTCCTGCTTTTCTAATAAGAAGAACATTCTAACATTTCTAGAATAGCTATCAGAAAGCACAAGCATGTTCCTTCTGTCAGATAAAGAAGGTGGAGTAAAGGCAAATATTCAGTGAACTGCTTGTCTGTTGTCAGTACGTTGAAGCTATTATAGAAAATCAACTATAAGTATAACATAAAGTGTTTGGACAAAAGAATAGAAGAAAACTAGAATTAAGAATAGGAAATGAACATCATGTCAGTCAAATTCAAAAAGTGATTTAAAATTTTCGATTTAGGCGCTATACAAGTTAAAGTTTTTATACTAATTCTTTAACTTCTTATTCCTAATCATTATTCTTAAGTGTGTCCCACATTGGTTACGAGAATGTCTTATTGTCTCTTTTTATGGTGTTAGACAATCCTCACCCCGTGATAGCTTTTGGGCTGGAGTTAAGCCCAAGGTCTATTATTTAAATGTTTGATTAGAGCCAAACCTATCTCTGTTCTTGGTATGCCCAATGTTAGGGCCTCCCATATTACATAGTCCATGCTTAAGATGTCTAGCCCTGGGCGTGCGGGGAAATTGGAGGTTAAAGTTCCACATGGTTGAGGGAATGACATATAGTCTCATTATATGGTGTTGGGCGGTCCTTATCTCATGAGCTAGCTGTTGAGGTTGAGCTGACCCCAAGTTCATTTTCCTGATCAACTATAAATTTCATTCATAATGTTTTGTCAACAATTAGTATATCTCTTTGCTAAATATATTTAGTGTCTCGTTTTTTGCTCTTAAACATCAAGGTCCTAGTGATGAGGCATATGTCTTAGTGTCTTGGTGGTTTTACTAACACACCACCTAAGCAAGACTTCACCTAGATTCAGGAGTTAAACATGCTTTAAATGAGCCAAATGTGCCTTTAACTACACTGCTAGATGGTTGAGATTGTGGTGTATTTCTTTGAAATCCAGCATATTCTAATAAAGTTAATATTTTGTGGAATGAAGGAAAAAAGTTCTAATTTTTGCACTGCAGTCCTATGTTGTCTGAACTCTCCAAAAATGTCTCTGGGTGCGTCTCGGATCCTCCAAATATAGTGCTTCTTTGGAGGATCCGGGACGGGTGCAGCATCATTGTTGGAGAGACAGAGAGCCCGCACAACATAGCTGCAGTCTGCAGGTAATAGTTTTTAGCTTAATGATTTTACTGTTATTTGAGTGGATTTATAATCACTTTTTAGGTTATCATCTATTATGTAACGATTGCTTAGCATTtccacaaaattgcacaccagcAAAATGTAACATATTAGATGATCTTGGCCCATGAACTTCATTACAAGCATTGCGTAAGGCCCATGCTCGATGCATATGAAAATTGTTAGGGATTAGGTTGTTTACTTGCTTCGTTAACAGAATTCTATATCCTTATGGTCTGATTTGTAAGCAAAGacatctttttgtttttttagttaggaaaaaacaaaaaaagaaatcaTGTTTGAGACCTGCCCTGATTTCCAAGGACCATTAAGATAAACAGAAGAGATATTGTTCCATGTGTCTTAAGCGCACATTCTTATGTTGTTGGTTCCTATTTATTTGGTTTGGATTTTGTATCTCATTCACTTTGGAGGGAGATATTTGTATCATCTTCTTCAAGAAAAGAGATGAACAACCGCTATGCACCACAGGTTTAGACCCAATTAGTAAGTGGAATGTTTCGGTTGACTTTCCATAAACTTGGCCAATCACTATGGGCCCCATTTCCTAATTGGTGCTTCAGGTTCTCCTCTGTGAACAAGAAGAGTTAGTGTCCGTTACAACACCACCATGCTGTGGCTTTTGTTCCAAAAGTGCAGCGAAATTTTTTGCCTAGTTTCAAAGTGATTGTGGGCACAAACCAGAGGGCATTTTATGGTATTAAACTTTGTATAGCTAATGCACGTTTACTTGATTCCTTATATACCCGTATACGTTACGCCATGTATTGGAGCTGCTTAGTTACTTTTGTGctttttgcatcttcttgatgccattAATGAATCTTCTTACTTCATAAAAAAATCCGTATATGCTACGTGGGAATTTATGTACTATTTTCGAGGAAGGATGCGGAATAATAATACGTGTATTAGCAATACATAGATAACAATACCTAAAGATGAAACCGCTCATAAAGAAGGCAATCCCCGCACAACAATGCCTGCATTATTGCTTACTGCATAACATTCCTGCATTACTATATGCTGTATAGCGATCTCGATATTATTATTCACCGCTAAACGGTCCCTGCGTAACTAGTCTGTGAACCAAACGATCCCTAAAGAATCAAGTTTTTGCTGTTCACTGAAAACATAAACATTGTTACAGTTTCATCTTTCCAAAAATAGGAATAGCTTTTTTTCCTTATATGTTAACAAGCACGTTCCATATCTATTCTATCTAGGAAAAAGAACATTTATTCTGCTTTTCTATACCAAAATTAAACAAATGTTTGAGTTAGTTTATTAGCCATTCGttgtgtcattttattttatctcCTAACTGATTGTGTTAAGACTGAAAAATGGTTGTCAAATTTCTTTCTTGCTGCCGTAGAGTATTTAACTGTTTTAAGTTCTACCTTTTACATGTTTCATTTGGCTTttatatgcagaatcctatagctAGATGGCATATTTGCCAAGGGTCCATCAATAGCGTTGCTTTCTCGACTGATGGGGCGTATATTGCAACTGTAGGGAGGGATGGTATTTTCTTCATGAGATGACTTGTTGAGCTATTAATTCTTTTGTTGTGGTTGTTTACCCTTCTTATGAATGACATGTCAATCAGGCATTTATCTGAGTATGATTGACCTAATGCAGGTTATCTGCGTATATTTGATTACAAAAATGAACAGCTTATATATGGTGGAAAGAGCTATTATGGTGCTCTACTGTGTTGTGCTTGGAGGTATGAATTTATGGTTTTCTGTTCATGACATATTAGTAACTTGAAGTCATTTTTGCCTTGTAGCACAAATTTTGTCCCCCCTCTTTCCTTCCCCCACTCCCGCAGATGCCCACAAACAAACGAAGTATGTTGTTTTTAATGTTTTGGCTAGAGAATATCTATACTGAGAGTACATGAACCAACAGCATGGACGGAAAGTACATTTTAGCTGGTGGAGAAGATGACCTAGTTCAGGTTTGGAGCATGGACGAACGTAAAGTTGTTGCATGGGGTGAGGGGCATAGCTCGTGGGTGAGTTTTGAGCTGTTATTAACTCACCTTGATTTTTGTGTAGCATTCATGCCTTAATCTCTTTAACTTGTGTCTCGGCAGGTCAGTGGTGTGGCATTTGATTCACATTGGTCAGCACCAAATTCAGATGGCACAGATGAAAATGTTGTCTACCGTTTTGGTTCTGTTGGTCAGGTacagtcccccccccccccccccacatacTATTGGCTGTATGTCTCTCTGTTTTACTTGGATCTTTTTTTGTAGGACACACAATTGCTCTTATGGGATCTGGAAATGGATGAAATTGTAGTACCAATGCGTCGTCCTCATGGTGGATCACCAACTTTCAGCACCGGGAGTCAGTCATCTCATTGGGATAGGGCTTGCCCTGTTGGTACTCTTCAACCTGCTCCAAGCATGCGAGATATTCCAAAGCTATCGCCCCTGGTCACTCATCGTGTTCACACCGAACCACTCTCTGGCTTGATATTCACTCAGGAATCAGTCCTTACTATCTGCCGCGAGGGGCATATAAAGGTTTGGGTGAGACCAGAGTTTGGTGAAACCCAAACAAGCAACTCGGAGTCTTTATTAAGTACAAGCTTGAAGGATAAGCCACCAATATCAGGAAAGGTTGTCAGTTCCAAGTTACAAGCAATGACCTAACAGTTATCAGATTGTGTTCGTTGTGGTTTGTGGGTGGGTGGGGGGTTGCAAAATGGAGGATTCAACTAAATGGGGCTCCTTTTTACAAATGTCAGAAGCCATTTATTGATCTTCAGATTTGTTTGCTCATCGTATTGCGTAAACTGCAGTGAGATTAACCAACTAATTGTATGGCGAACAGCGACCAAGATGAGAAGAGTGTCCAAGCAGCTTGTAAGTATGATAGGCAAAAATAATTGGGTTTGGTCTTTTAGAAATTTGTAATTCCTAGTTCCCATCCTCACACCTTTTGACCTTTTTCGTTTTCTCTTCAGCCAATTTTGATTAGAAACTGTTGGTTGATTGTTGATTTAAGTTGGGACTACCTCATGGTATGCCCTGCTCTACATTATGGACGCAGCTTTATCGGTTTTTTTAGAGCTCATTTTCATGGAATTTTTCTTATGCAAGTAGGTTAATAGGGCCTAAACTATGAATGGGATCAGGTACAAAGTTTCAAAATGTACCAtaccttttgttgattgtttagATTTCTTTTTTTCCTTGAAGCAGAGCATGTATAAAAGTTAGCTTTTAGAGATTTTTGTCTTTATTGTATTGTCGTTTCCATGTTGTGCTCATACTATTTTCCAGCTCCGGTTTCTTAGTACCTTGCCATTGTTACTGGTTATTGATATTGCTTTATCCATCTATTTTTCTGGTTCTTAGGTCGCTGGTACTATCTTTCTAGCCCCGGTTAGTGTTCTATTGtctcttttcatcttcttgagTCAAGGGTTTATCGGAAATCACCTCTCTACCccttagggtaggggtaaggtctgcgtacatactaccttcCCCCGActcccacttgtgagattatactcgATTGTTGTTGTCGTCGTTGTATTGTCGTTTCCACTATAGATAGTGGATATATTAAGGGTGTCTAACGGGCGGGCCGGGTCGGGCTGGGTAGGGAAAAGCTGAAACCGTCCGGGTTTCGAACCGGGCCGGTTACGGGTTAGGGGTTACcgggttcgggttcatccgggtaaaaaaTGAACCGTAAGGGTTACGAGTCCAAGGGGCCGGGCTGGGTTagtgtttttttttgtttgtattttgtattttgtataactattgtaatttatattaatacaaagtaaaaatacaaagaatacaatgaagatggaaaaaaattgcacttataaattgcaagtgctacatttatttcaaaattcaaacttacaaattgaaaggtttacatttaacaacaagtaaattaacgaaaaaagagtaaattcaaaggttttgcattgccttagactctaaaaccttaaaaaaaaaaaaaaaaattgaaatctaGCCTTTAAACCGGTGCGGTCCGGGCCGGTTAACCGGTTCTATAGGGATTTTGGTTGATCGGGTTTGACTGGTCCGGTTAACCAGATGAATTACAGTGAACGAACCAACCCCTAACCCAGTAACCTAGCCCACCCGCCCCCTAAGTACCGGGCCGGTCCCGGATCAATCCGGCCCGTTTGACACCTCTAGTCTGCAGTTTACAGAGGGTTGTTAAAACCGAGTTTTGTTCAGCAGCTTGAATCCTTGCGGCCTTGTAGAAAACCTGTTGGTTGACCGATGACTTATAGTACTTATACTGAAATACCTCATGGTAAGCAACATTATAGCAGCTTTATGC is a genomic window containing:
- the LOC107829484 gene encoding putative catabolite repression protein creC, producing MINTAGSNNMMSPSSASANNSVQSPGLKTYFKTPEGKYKLQYEKTYPAGLLHFSHGKTVTQVTVAHLKDKPMQSQPQSTSSFGVSSGVRSAAARLLGGGNGSKSHSFVGGNGGSKSVSGMSGRAGSFGVTSSNNNVSVPNFDGKGTYLVFNVGDTIFISDLNSRDKDPIKSIHFSNSNPVCHAFDPDAKDGHDLLIGLSSGDVYSVSLRQQLQDVGKKLVGAQHYNKDGSVNNSRCTSIAWVPNSDGAFIVAHADGNFYVYDKSKDGSADPSFPVIKDQTHFSVAHARYSKNPIARWHICQGSINSVAFSTDGAYIATVGRDGYLRIFDYKNEQLIYGGKSYYGALLCCAWSMDGKYILAGGEDDLVQVWSMDERKVVAWGEGHSSWVSGVAFDSHWSAPNSDGTDENVVYRFGSVGQDTQLLLWDLEMDEIVVPMRRPHGGSPTFSTGSQSSHWDRACPVGTLQPAPSMRDIPKLSPLVTHRVHTEPLSGLIFTQESVLTICREGHIKVWVRPEFGETQTSNSESLLSTSLKDKPPISGKVVSSKLQAMT